In the Brassica napus cultivar Da-Ae chromosome A7, Da-Ae, whole genome shotgun sequence genome, one interval contains:
- the LOC106433668 gene encoding putative polyol transporter 1: protein MSSSGIEKGVVTTEVEAPRGNRSRFAFACAILASMTSIILGYDIGVMSGAAIFIKEDLKLSDVQLEILMGILNIYSLVGSGAAGRTSDWIGRRYTIVLAGAFFFCGALLMGFATNYPFIMVGRFVAGIGVGYAMMIAPVYTAEVAPATSRGFLSSFPEIFINIGILLGYVSNYFFSKLPVHLGWRFMLGVGSIPSVCLAIGVLAMPESPRWLVLQGRIGDAFKVLDKTSNTKEEAISRLNDIKRAAGIPEDMTDDVIVVPNRKSAGKGVWKDLIVRPTPAVRHILIACLGIHFAQQASGIDAVVLYSPTIFQKAGLKSKNDQLLATVAVGIVKTLFIVVGTCVVDRFGRRALLLTSMGGMFLSLTALGTSLTVIDRNPGQTLKWAIGLSVTTVMTFVATFSIGAGPVTWVYCSEIFPVRLRAQGASLGVMLNRLMSGIIGMTFLSLSKGLTIGGAFLLFAGVAAAAWVFFFTFLPETRGMPLEEMESLFGSYTANKKKNVTNEGTEVVEEH, encoded by the exons ATGAGTTCCTCTGGAATAGAAAAAGGTGTTGTTACTACAGAGGTCGAGGCGCCGAGGGGGAATAGAAGCCGGTTTGCTTTTGCATGTGCAATCTTAGCCTCCATGACTTCAATAATTCTTGGTTACG ACATTGGAGTGATGAGTGGAGCTgcaatttttataaaagaagATTTGAAACTGTCAGACGTACAGCTTGAGATCCTCATGGGAATTTTAAACATCTACTCCCTGGTAGGTTCAGGCGCCGCGGGGAGAACTTCTGATTGGATCGGGAGACGATACACCATAGTGTTGGCAGGAGCCTTCTTCTTTTGTGGTGCCCTTCTCATGGGGTTTGCCACAAATTATCCTTTCATTATGGTTGGCCGTTTTGTAGCTGGTATTGGCGTCGGTTATGCTATGATGATTGCACCGGTTTACACAGCTGAAGTTGCTCCTGCTACTTCTCGTGGTTTTCTCAGCTCTTTCCCTGAG ATATTTATCAACATTGGTATACTTCTTGGGTACGTATCAAATTACTTTTTCTCCAAGCTTCCGGTGCATCTTGGGTGGCGGTTCATGTTAGGTGTCGGATCAATTCCCTCGGTGTGCCTAGCCATCGGAGTGTTGGCAATGCCTGAGTCTCCGAGATGGCTAGTCCTCCAGGGTCGCATTGGGGATGCTTTTAAAGTTCTTGACAAAACTTCAAACACCAAAGAAGAGGCCATCTCTAGACTCAATGACATCAAACGGGCTGCCGGAATCCCAGAGGACATGACAGACGATGTTATAGTTGTTCCCAACAGGAAGAGTGCCGGAAAAGGCGTGTGGAAGGATCTTATTGTCCGGCCAACCCCTGCTGTCCGACATATCCTAATAGCATGTCTCGGTATCCATTTCGCTCAGCAAGCCTCCGGAATTGACGCGGTCGTCCTTTACTCTCCGACCATCTTCCAAAAGGCTGGCCTGAAATCCAAGAATGACCAGCTCTTGGCAACTGTCGCTGTTGGAATTGTCAAAACACTCTTTATTGTTGTAGGGACTTGCGTGGTCGATCGGTTTGGACGTCGTGCCTTGTTGCTCACGAGTATGGGCGGAATGTTTCTTTCCTTGACCGCGCTTGGGACTAGTCTTACAGTCATCGACAGAAATCCAGGACAGACACTCAAGTGGGCTATTGGGCTTAGCGTTACAACGGTAATGACGTTTGTAGCAACATTCTCAATAGGTGCAGGACCAGTGACGTGGGTCTACTGCTCAGAGATATTCCCTGTGAGGCTAAGAGCTCAAGGGGCAAGTTTGGGAGTGATGTTGAATAGATTGATGAGTGGTATTATCGGAATGACATTCCTATCGCTTTCTAAAGGTTTGACCATTGGTGGTGCATTCCTTCTCTTTGCCGGAGTTGCTGCTGCTGCATGGGTCTTCTTCTTTACTTTTCTTCCAGAGACACGAGGTATGCCTTTGGAAGAAATGGAGAGTCTTTTCGGGAGCTACACtgcaaacaagaagaaaaatgtTACGAACGAAGGTACAGAAGTGGTTGAGGAACACTGA